The DNA window CTagataaaaaaaaagaattacTTCATATCCTCCATTCGTTATTCTATGCCTTCAATACCTTGGGCCTAAAGAGAATTCAGGATCTAACTTTTCTAGAGCAAGGTGGTGGTGGAGATTTTCTCAGTATAAAATTGAAAATCCTGAAATGAAACATGTGTGTGCTTCTATGGAATAATTGCATTATGGTTCCGCTTCTGCTTTCTATTGAGTAACTAAAGGTGCTCATACAGATAAAAAGTGGTATGCATTTCCATTAGTTTTGTACCATTAAATGgtgatgttatgaccggcatccatTATCAGCGCAGGAGGCCCAATCGTGGCTAAGAAGACGCCGGCATTAGAGGGCCCAAGGGCCATAGTTATATTATTTATAATATTAGGAAGGAGTTATTTATAAATTATTATTAGAAAGAGACTATAAATATTTGTAAGACAATTATTGTGGAATTAGGCAGAAACAATATAACTGTTTCCGGCTTCCCTCAGGGAGCCGGGAGTTTGCCCTAGCCGTAGCTTTTATTCTTCTCACGCGAGATCACGGCGCCCCGACGCCGTTCTTCCCTGTTCAGGCCACGACCTCCCATCTCCCACTCCAATAACCTACGCCCTAAGCAGGGAAGAGTCCGAGTTCCTATCAGGTGCATCAGCAGCTGACTAAATATAGTGGTCTCATCCTATTTATGCCTGCTGATATGCAGGTTCTTTTCCTTATCAGGGTCTCGGGTTGATGATATTTGTAGCCCATTCTAAGTTATCCGGTTTCTTTGATGTTAAATTCTTACCGTATATGCTCATTTCTTTTGATTAACCATACATATAGTGCCATGGTCCTTTTCATGGACAGGTGCTCTGCCAGTTTGAATTTTTCAATGGTTCTTCCAGAAACATACTCTGTCATAAGTTTTTTAATGGCTCGTCCAATAAGAGATTTGACACTAATATATCAATCAAACTTGGATCGAGAAACGTATCATGCTTTCTGTTAGGATTCGAATCCTATATTTATTAGATTCGACGCTTTTCCTCGTGTTCTATTTTTTTTAGATTTAAGAGGAATATATATCAACTAAGTTTAGGATAACAGGTACATTTAGCTCTGCCCAGCTTTACCTCAAAAAATGCACAAAATGAAATCAAAAGAGATTTGTTGTGTCATCATATTTTTCAACGCCAATTCTAATATGGCTCTATTTTCTAGGTTGGGCTCCCTTAATCATCCAGGGGGAACACCTATTCAATCCTCGGGAGGACACCTAGGGTTCAGTTCATCGTTTTGGTATGTTATCCTCTTCCTCTGCCTTCCTTAGATGTTAGTTTAGATTATTtcataataatagatcgaaatgcTGCCTACTTATGTACTCATATATATGTCTTTTCCTTTGTTTTCTGTGTTCAAATAAGGTGTAATATGTGTTCAGATGGCATGAAGATATTCAGAATCAAATTCCAAATTGTTTTGGATATCTTATTGGATTTCGCAGTTTCCAGTTCCTCTAATTGAAGATGGTATCAAGTTTGAGCTGGTCCAAATATGCTTATTTAACTATCGTGCAGTACATGCTCCTTGCCGCTGCCGACCCACTTATGACTTATCTCAACATATACGCTGTATAAATAGTTGTACAACAATACCACTATTGTTTATTTATAGCTCACTGCTTTCCTGCAAATTTGCGTCAATGTGAGCTATAGGATTTTGACCATCTAGAATGAACCATGCTGCCATTAAGGGACCCACTATGCATCGTTGTTCTATTTGTCCTATAAAGTCAAACAGCTGTAAGGCCTTTTTCTTTTATCATGCATTATATTACCTTACAATCATTCCAGTTTATTACATCACACATGCTAGCCATTCCATGCAGGACAGAACCAACATCTACTTGGTTTTTCAGTTGCCATGCATAGCGTTTTTATTACATGATAATTGAATCAATGTTCTGTTGCGAGCGACAACATTTCCAAAAAATCGTCGGCTACTACAGCACATATGCTTCGAATTCAGTACTATAGTTGAAATGTTTAGAGTTTTCATAAATACAGGTCTAATGAGCTCCTGATTTTATTTTCTAGCTTCCTCCTCTATACCGCTCAAGGTTTGTTTAGCTGATCACAGATGTCAGCTGCTACTCTGCTGCCTAAAGGTTAATTTTCTTTATTGTTTTTAATTTACTTCAGTACATGTGTCTTTGGTTCTCCAAATAGGAGGTCTTTCGTTTGCTTCCATACGTCATGATTTCAACTTCCTATTTCTGGTCCCTATCCCAAAATGATGTACAACATAAATGAGTATGAGTTCCCTAGCTGAACTTATTTTCTAACTTATCTCTGTGTTTCGTTTTGCTTCACATGATGTTTGCAAACTACAGCCGAGCTGCACATGTTTTGTGGGCATAGTTTCTAAGAAAATATGCTAGATAAGGGGAAGTCAGCTGATGATCGATTCATCAGCAACATTAGTTGTTGCTCTAAATTTACGTACTCCATGTATTTCAGTTGAGTTGTTTGGTTATTAAATAATTGGGACATCAGAATCCATTGCCTTTGACTTTGATAGATCCTAGAACTCATGGATTAGTTTGTTTACGAATATTTGACACTCCTACAACATGTTGTATAGAATATGTGTGCATGTAGATAACTACCTCAGGAACCTTAGTTAGCTAAGTGGACTGAAAGGGCCACCaagtttgataaactctgttaagTTTCAGCCATCAATCATGGGCTTGGTGCTAATAGGAAATCAAGCAGATCATCCTGCATATATAGCTTTGCCTGTAGTAATTACAGATATTGATAGAAGTTATTAGTTTAAAATTCaactaatgatgatgatagtggactcaacaGTTTATAGTTCGGTTTAGATAATAGTCATAAATGGAACTGCTGCTAGAAAACTGTTGTTGGTGACTGTTGGAAACAATACAGAATCTTTATAGTTTCAGTGATGCTGTTGTTGGTCACGGTTGGGGAAAAAGTAATAAATAATTTATTTTCCCATTTATTTCCTTATGAACTCGTGTTGACGAACTCACAGCACTACTATGCAAAAAGAGGTCTAATTGCAACAGCGTGACTCCTGCAAAATAGTTAGACCGAACCTGCAGCTTCCAGTTAATCTTAAATATAGTTGGTTATGAGCACCATTCAACTACACTGAACACTCTCACTTAAAATGTCCAACTGGTTAAAGAATGTGCTGCCATGTCTGCCTCTAAACTACAGTTAGAAAAGATTAGTAATGAAGCTACAAAGGAGGAACCTTGTCTATATCGAAGTAAGTTCCACTAAGGTTCAATGCAGTGTCCATAAAAAAAAGCTTTGCTTAGTGCTGTTTTGTTGCTTTACTGACCTCATctttgccttatttttccttctcCATATTCTGGATGCACCAGTAGTTTGTTGATCCGTGCCTGATATGTTATATACAGTACACGTATCATAAGATAATATGGCTCAGTTAACTGATGATGTAACTGATTAGAGGAACATACTAAGAATTTCCGTAATGAAAACCTCTTGGATTCGAATGGAATTCATAGGAACTCTGACCTGTTGTTTAAGACTCTAAGGCGGTTAAGAAGACAAGTTTTTGACAAGCTATCCTTGCAGATAGAAAGGCAAATCAGATTGCCCACATGGGAAATTGATTTTTTTTAGCAGTGTTGTTTCATATACAATTCTAGGTTCTATTCATGACATAGGTATCTACTGCCATTTCTATTTACTTTTGTAGGGTATACATACAATATACATAGACAGCTAACACATTAAGGGTGCACTTCAATGGCGTTAACATCTCAGATTTGCTTGCTCTTCATTTTCAGATTGATGTCAATTTGTCCGGTTCGTCATATCGATCTTAAACAACGTCAACACTACACAGATTATGGACGTTGTAGTCATCCATTATTTATTGTTGTAGGACACAGGCTGCTCATTAAGAGGCCACACATTAAAGCCCGCAAACAAATGGCCTGCCATTGATCAACATCTGCGTTCAATTTTACCTATGTATAATTTGGCTCCTCAGCTTCTTCTATCCTTTTGTGCACTTAGCCAAGGGAGTCTTAAAGAAGATTACCATGAACTGATCCCAAAAAGGCTGAAGAGGAGACCACCATGATCTCCATAACCATAAGTGTAAGCGAGATATATGCTTGTGTAGCTGGTTGAACATATTCTGAGGGCCTTGTGTATGACCAGGATATTGTCTACTATTGTATAGACTCTTCTATGTAGATTAGCTAGCTTTACTTCATTGTACTGCTTTGTTGTGTCAAGGATGAGTAAAGGATAAATGATTCAGGGGTAGATGACTTTTTTCTAAGTCTTCAATTCATAATATACTAAATCAATGGAACAGTTCCGTTTCATACATGTATTGCACACTTGAACATTGAACTGCTTTCAACTTTATACTTCAGTTCACTCAGATTTCTAACGCGCCCATTGTTACACAAAATCTCCATTTACAGCCACACAGGCGCGCGGATGCGCGCGCCAATCTACTAGTGTAGTTATAGTTACAGCCACAGCAGCGAATAGGCTCCTTATGTGTACTTTAGTGAGTTAATCACGGAATCACACTTTTCATTCTTAGTTAGTGATTATTGATGATAACATATTTAGAAATCTAAGGATATCTTAATTCATTGATGGATTAATTATGATCATATTTGAAGAAATGAATACATCGAAATATGATCATATATATTTCCATACTATAATATATATACCACATTTAAAGGTATCGAAGTTTTGACGGTTCTTCCTCTTGCAGCCAGATCATGATATGATATACAAGTGAAATTGTTCTGAAGTCATTCTGAAAGAATGATTTATAAATGAAATAACTGAAATGTCCGTAGGACGGATAGATAAGGGTCTAGTGACctagttaattattattaattaaaaagataaaataacttattcttaGAGATGTCGTCGAACAGATGGAGCGAACTGGGCCAAACATCTTTTAAGCACTGGACATTCAGAACAGAGTGTCGAGTGCTCCCAGAGCTAAAGACCAGAGATGCAATGGACATTCAGAACGagacggagatgccgaggagatcAATGACGCGAGCCACGAACTGCGCGAGGTCCGTCCATCTCGCCGCCGTGACGAGCTTGCAATCAACGACGGCCCCTTCGACCTCCACGGCCTCGGCGCCAGCCAGCCTCGAGACGACCCTCATGGGCACCCCGCTGGCGCACTTCTTGCCCCTGAGCAGCCCCGCCGCGGCGAGGAGCAGGTGGCCCTGCCCGATGCTGGCCACCACCTTCCCCTTGTCCGCGAACTCCTTCACGAGCGCCACGGCCTTGTCGTGCGTCACCAGCAGCTCCGGCGCCCGGCCGCCCGGCACGACGACGCAGTCGAAGTCGTCGGCGCTGGCGTCGGCCCAGTCGGCGGTCATGACGAAGTTGTGGCTCCGCCTCTCCTCGCTGACCGTGACCGTGGCGCCcgcggccggcgccggcgcggcggcGTCGTAGATCGCCGTCACGACGGTCTCGCCCTTGCGCTTGGTCGGGCACGCGGATTCGACGTGGCAGCCCACGCCCGCCAGCGCCCGGAACGGCACGTTCGCCTCGTAGTCGTCCACGTAGTCCTGCACGGCGTGCCTCGAAAAAATCAGGAGCGCGTGGGAGCTACTAACAGAACGGCGGCGAGGAGGGAAATTAAAGGGCGCTCACGGCGCAGAGGACGAGGACGCGCTGGCCACCGCGGCCTGCGTGGACGCGCGCGCCCATGGCGGCGAGGAGCTTGGCGAGGATTTGGGCGTGCGCGGGCCACCCGATGGCGGAGAGCACGTGGCCGTCGGCGACGCAGAGCCCGAAGGGTTCCGGGTCGACCCACGCGCCCCCCGCCAGCTCCACGACGGGGCGCAAGCTGAAGAACGCCGTGCATCGCACCCCGGCGCTGAGCCCGCCGGCCGCGGCGAGCAGGAGCTGGCTGTGGCACGTGAGCACCAGGGGCCTCCGCAGCGCCGCGAACGCCGCGACGAGGCCCACGACGGCCGCGTCCGCGCTGAGCTGCTCCGTGAACCGCCCGCCCGGGATCACCAGCGCGTCGTAGCAAGAcgggtccgccgccgccgccgcgaagtCGGCGGTTATCGTGAACCGGTGGCCCGTGAGCTCCGTGTAGAGCTGCGGGCGGCGTGCGTGCGTGAGGATGGATGGATGAAGTGGGGGTGGCTGCTGGTTAGGAGTAGTACGTACGTACGTGACGTGACGTACCTCGAAGCCGAGAAGTCGTGGACTGCGGTGAGGCAGGAGTCGCCGGGGCGCTTGCCGGGCGCGGCGCAGTCGACGGCGATGCCGAGGGCGGCGAGGGCGTAGAGCGGGACGGCGGCCTCGTAGTCCTCCATGTAGTCGCCGCAGAGCATCAGGACCTTCCTGGGGGCCGCCATGGATGGACCTGATCGATCCTCGCTCGCTCTGGATCGGAGCTGCAAGCGTGCTAGTGAGTAGTAGTGACACTGGCAGCTAGCGTAGGAGTGGGCGGCGTGCTGGAATAGCTCTGAGTTTCTGATCGATCTGCTCACGTCGATCACGACTGGTGGATCGACCGCTGAAAAAAAATGGTCCAAACATTCATGGTAGATGGGGACAGGATTATgagcgcaaaaaaaaaaaaagatggggACAAGATTAGAAACGATATAGGATCAAATCTATGTTCCGGATCCCGAGTCCTGACGGGAAACAAACCACGAAATAAAACGCACGTGTTCAGGGCATGGGCATCGCATGCGTCACGCGTGATCTCCGGATGAGCCACGGCCACGGATCGAGACGGCCAGAAATGCAAGCCCTGTACTTACTATACACAGTAATTAGTATTAACATAACACGTGTCAGGAGAGGTTAAGTGACTACACACACGTGGATTGCTTATATTATCCGCCCGTGAATCGGTAGAGTAATTTTTGTGCATGGTGCTGGGCGCGCCACGCCGTGATGATGATTTAGGCCGGTAATTAAACAGTCCAGTTGACTGATGTTGAGGACATCCTGGTTTGGAGATGGTCGGAGGATGGAGTGTATTCTTGGCGATCTGCCTACATGGCGCTCCATTCAGCCTCTCTGGTTACAAGCGCATTTGGGGTGCATGGGCACCTCTGCAGGTGAACATCTTCCTCTGGCTCGCTGTCCGACGATGGCATTGGGCCGTAGACAGGAGACGCAGACAAGGATTGGACGCGGCCGAGCACTGCTTCCTATGCGACCAGGAACCTGAGACCATCGATCACAAAATAGCTTCCTGCTCGTTACCCCGTCAGGTATGGTCAACGGTGGAGCCACTAATTGGCTACAGAGGGCTCCGGCCCCTTTGCTCTGTAAAAAAAATGAGGATATATGCTGTGGATGTACGAGTCCGCTAGCTAATTTAGCCCACCAGATGATGGCCCACGTGCAAGCCTGCACTTGGGAGTTGGGACCCGGGCACCTAGCCCTGGCATCAGTGAACATGAGCAAAGTAATCCACGGAGTGACCGAGACGGCGGAGGCGACGAGCCGAAAGCCAAAGGTCGGAGCACCGGAGCTGTCGATGCCTCgagctgcagcggcggcggccttcTTGACCCGCTCGTCGGCGGTCGACCTTTTGTCCATTAGCACTACATTAATACCAAAAAAACAGATTTCCATCTTTCAGTGCTAGTGAGATATGCAAAGTGGTTGAGAAGTACTACCCAGCAGATTTCAACCAACAAGAGAAGCTTAGATTAGAGTATCAGTTGAAGCATTTTGTTGTTGATGCTTCCGACAGCGGAAAAATATTGCAACCATAGCTGAGCTATGTCGATGCCTTGTTGCCATAGGACGCCATAGGACTTCTAACATGATCGATAGATTGCTTCGGTTGCTGCTTACTATTCCAGTTTCAACAGCCAGTGCT is part of the Miscanthus floridulus cultivar M001 chromosome 9, ASM1932011v1, whole genome shotgun sequence genome and encodes:
- the LOC136480120 gene encoding DJ-1 protein homolog E-like; the encoded protein is MDKRSTADERVKKAAAAAARGIDSSGAPTFGFRLVASAVSVTPWITLLMFTDARARTTRPPSRSTPSPPSASPSTAPRPASAPATPASPQSTTSRLRGTSRHLYTELTGHRFTITADFAAAAADPSCYDALVIPGGRFTEQLSADAAVVGLVAAFAALRRPLVLTCHSQLLLAAAGGLSAGVRCTAFFSLRPVVELAGGAWVDPEPFGLCVADGHVLSAIGWPAHAQILAKLLAAMGARVHAGRGGQRVLVLCADYVDDYEANVPFRALAGVGCHVESACPTKRKGETVVTAIYDAAAPAPAAGATVTVSEERRSHNFVMTADWADASADDFDCVVVPGGRAPELLVTHDKAVALVKEFADKGKVVASIGQGHLLLAAAGLLRGKKCASGVPMRVVSRLAGAEAVEVEGAVVDCKLVTAARWTDLAQFVARVIDLLGISVSF